The Campylobacter armoricus sequence AGATAGAAAAAGAATTATCAGAACATGATGGCAAAAAAGAAGAGATGAAAAAACCTCCTAAAATTTATGCAATATTGCCTATTATACCTTTGGTATTGATTTTAGGTTTTAGTAGTGTTTTAGATAGTATTATGGTTTTGATGGGATTTACTACTATGGAAGAAGTTAAAGCAGCTTCATCTACTGCCATTAAAATGAATGTTCCAGTTGCTATGATGATTTCAACCTTTATAGCAATTATTTTTGAAATCATTCGTTATAGAAGTTTGATTGATACTTTAAATTCTATTATGGTTTTCTTCAAAGGTATGGGACATTTGTTTGTAATCACAGTTTCTTTGATTGTTTGTGGTCAAGTTTTTGCAAATGGACTTTTATCAGTTGGTTTTGTAGATACTTTAATAGGTTTTGCAAAAGATGCAGGTTTTGGAGTGCTTGCTATTATCATAGCAGTATCTATTTTGCTTGCTGTGTGTGCATTTTTAATGGGTTCTGGAAATGCGGCATTTTTCTCTTTTGCACCACTTATCCCAAATATAGCAAAATCTTTTGGAGTTGAAACCATAGCTATGATAGCACCTATTCAAATTATGACAGGTTTTGGTAGATGTGTTTCACCTATTGCACCAGCTATTTTAGCAATTTCAGCTATGGCTAAAGTAAGTCCATTACAAGTTGTAAAAAGAACAGCTATTCCTATGCTTGTAGCTGCTATTGTAAATGTGATCATGACTTATGTTTATTTATAAAAAGGAGCAAAAAATGAATAACAAAACTAAATTAATCCATCTAGGAAGAGGCGATCAAAACGCTGAAGTAAGATCAGTCAATCCAACTCTAATGCGTGCATCAACTATACTTTTTAAAGATCATGCTACTTGGCAAAAATACCGCGAGCTAAGAAAAACAGATCGTGTTTTGAGTTATGGTGCTAGAGGGACAGCTACAAATTTTGAGCTTGAAAAACTAATTTGTGAGCTTGAAGGGGGCTATAGAGCGCAACTTTTCCCAACAGGACTTGCAGCACTTGCTATGGTGCTTTTAAATTATGCTAGTAAAGATGCTCATTTTTTAATCACCGATGCTATTTATGGACCTGTTAGAACAATTTGTGATTTATTTTTAGCAAAAATGGGTGTAGAAATTGACTTTTTAAAAGCTGATGCAAGTGATGTGGAAGAAAAAATTAAACCAAATACAAAATTAATCCTTTGTGAAAGTCCAGGCTCTATACTTTATGAAATCATAGATTTACCAAAACTTTGTGAAATTGCACATAAGCACAATATCCCAGTAGCTATTGATAATACTTATTCAAGTGGATATTTTTTAAATCCACTTGAGCTTGGAGTGGATATTTCAGTGATTGCTGCGACTAAATATTTAAGTGGACATTCAGATGTTACTATGGGTATAGTGGTAATTAATGAAAAAGAATGGAAAAATTTTGACAAATTACCTGAAGCTTTAGGATTTACTACAAGTCCAGATGATTGTTATTTAGTGCTTCGTGGTATGAGAACTTTAGATGTTAGAATGAAAGCTCATGAAAAAAGTGCAGATGAGGTAGTAGAGTTTTTGCAAAGTAGAAAAGAAGTTAAAACCATCTTTTATCCAAAATTAAAAACTCATCTAAACCATGAAGTCTTTATGCGTGATCACAAAGGTGCTAATGGTATGGTAACTATTGAATTTGCAGATGGTATTTCTAAAGAACAAGCTATTAAATTCGTAGATGATTTAGAGTATTTTTCAATCGGTGCAAGCTGGGGTGGATATGAGAGTTTAGCTACCGTTACTACTCCACCTAGAACTGCAACAGATTGGAGTGCTAGAGGTCCTTTTGTGAGATTTCACATAGGTCTTGAAGATAGTAAAGATTTGATTGCTGATTTAAAACAAGCATTTGAAAAAATAAATTTTTAAAGGATAGGCTATGGGTGTGAGTGTATTTGATATGAGGTTGCTTCAAGATTCTTGGAGCACCCCTGCAATGAGGGCTATTTTTAGTGAAGAAAATAGAATTCAAAAATGGCTTGATGTAGAAGCTGCTTTGGCAAAGGCTCAAGCAAAACTTGGCATTATCCCTAGTGAAGCAGCTACAGAAATAGCTAAAAAAGCTCATTATAAATTTATGGATATGGATTTTATTTTTGCTGAGTTTAAAAAAACCAAACATCCTTTAGTTCCGACCGTGCGTGGTTTGGAAAAAGCTTGTGAAAATGGTTTGGGAGAATATGTGCATTTTGGAGTTACTACTCAAGATATTATAGATACAGGCATAGTTTTGCAATTTAAAGAAGCTATGGCTTTAATTAAGCAAGATTTAAAAGATATAGCTAAAAATTTAGTAAAAATCGCAAAAGAGCATAAAAACACTGCGATGATGGGAAGAACTTTAGCTTTACAAGCTTTACCTATAACTTTTGGACACAAAGTTGCAATTTGGCTAAGTGAGCTTAATCGCCATTATGAAAGAATAAACGAGCTTGAAAAAAGATTATATGTGGGATTAATCGTAGGTGCAGTAGGAACTAAAGCAAGTTTGAGTGAAAAGGCTAATGAAGTAGAAAAACTTACTTTGGAAAGCTTAGGTTTAGAAGTTCCTGATATTTCTTGGCAACCAGCAAGAGATCGTTTCATCGAGCTTGGTTATGTTTTAGGCAATATAAATGCAACCTTTAATAAAATTGCACATCAGCTTTTAATTTTAGCTCATAATGAAATCGATGAAATTGCCGAACCTTTTGGAAAAGGTCAAGTAGGAAGCTCTACTATGCCACATAAAAGAAACCCAGCGGTAAGTGAAAATGCAGTAACGGTAAGTAATGCTCTAAGAGCAAATATTGCAATTTTAAGCGATATAGAAAGACATGAGCATGAAAGAGATGGTCAAGTTTGGAAAATGGAATGGAAGCTTTTGCCAGAAGCGTTTTTAATGCTTTCAGTAGTATTAGCAAATATGAAATTTGTCTTTGATGATTTAGAAGTTAAAAAAGACAAAATGTTAAAAAATCTTAATACGCTTAATGGCTTTGTATTAGCAGAACGCGTGATGTTTGCTTTGAGTGATCATTATGGTAAGCAACACGCACATGAAATTGTTTATGAAAATGCTATGAGAGGTATAGAAAATCATAAAACTTTCAAAGAGGTTTTACTTGAAGATGAGCGTGTGAGTAAGGTTTTAAGTGAAAAAGACATTGATGTTTTAATGGATGCTACAACTTATGTAGGATACGCACCAAAATTAGTAGATGAATTTTTGGAAAAAATTGCAAATTCTGAAATTTTAAAGTAGGAAAAAATGTATTTAAGTGAAAAACTAGCCGAATTTATCGTAAATTTAGACTATGAAGCTATTCCTAGTGAAGTAAAGCAAAGAGCAAAAGAGCTTATGCTTG is a genomic window containing:
- the purB gene encoding adenylosuccinate lyase, with translation MGVSVFDMRLLQDSWSTPAMRAIFSEENRIQKWLDVEAALAKAQAKLGIIPSEAATEIAKKAHYKFMDMDFIFAEFKKTKHPLVPTVRGLEKACENGLGEYVHFGVTTQDIIDTGIVLQFKEAMALIKQDLKDIAKNLVKIAKEHKNTAMMGRTLALQALPITFGHKVAIWLSELNRHYERINELEKRLYVGLIVGAVGTKASLSEKANEVEKLTLESLGLEVPDISWQPARDRFIELGYVLGNINATFNKIAHQLLILAHNEIDEIAEPFGKGQVGSSTMPHKRNPAVSENAVTVSNALRANIAILSDIERHEHERDGQVWKMEWKLLPEAFLMLSVVLANMKFVFDDLEVKKDKMLKNLNTLNGFVLAERVMFALSDHYGKQHAHEIVYENAMRGIENHKTFKEVLLEDERVSKVLSEKDIDVLMDATTYVGYAPKLVDEFLEKIANSEILK
- the dcuC gene encoding C4-dicarboxylate transporter DcuC; translation: MLGLFFAGCSVVLLVFMLYKKINAHMALLLSGLLLLSLAGIFGLSPIISENKSLHLGLFDIFQVVNTNMSSTLAGLGLTLMCIAGFSAYMDHVGASYALFKVFEKPLKAVKSPYILLLVSYFVVQFLVLFIPSHAGLALLLMVTMYPILVRSGVSKLSALSVIAICQYIDHGPGSGNVILAAEKAKIDPAVYFVHYQLPTTIPIIIAVGIAIYFCAKYFDKKENFVFNRDEIEKELSEHDGKKEEMKKPPKIYAILPIIPLVLILGFSSVLDSIMVLMGFTTMEEVKAASSTAIKMNVPVAMMISTFIAIIFEIIRYRSLIDTLNSIMVFFKGMGHLFVITVSLIVCGQVFANGLLSVGFVDTLIGFAKDAGFGVLAIIIAVSILLAVCAFLMGSGNAAFFSFAPLIPNIAKSFGVETIAMIAPIQIMTGFGRCVSPIAPAILAISAMAKVSPLQVVKRTAIPMLVAAIVNVIMTYVYL
- a CDS encoding trans-sulfuration enzyme family protein, translating into MNNKTKLIHLGRGDQNAEVRSVNPTLMRASTILFKDHATWQKYRELRKTDRVLSYGARGTATNFELEKLICELEGGYRAQLFPTGLAALAMVLLNYASKDAHFLITDAIYGPVRTICDLFLAKMGVEIDFLKADASDVEEKIKPNTKLILCESPGSILYEIIDLPKLCEIAHKHNIPVAIDNTYSSGYFLNPLELGVDISVIAATKYLSGHSDVTMGIVVINEKEWKNFDKLPEALGFTTSPDDCYLVLRGMRTLDVRMKAHEKSADEVVEFLQSRKEVKTIFYPKLKTHLNHEVFMRDHKGANGMVTIEFADGISKEQAIKFVDDLEYFSIGASWGGYESLATVTTPPRTATDWSARGPFVRFHIGLEDSKDLIADLKQAFEKINF